The Mercenaria mercenaria strain notata chromosome 10, MADL_Memer_1, whole genome shotgun sequence genome contains a region encoding:
- the LOC128546321 gene encoding uncharacterized protein LOC128546321 yields the protein MAVPGKRKQEMQMKDSIGKASDEDYGIPCQPCLFEGNNVAAVGYCQVCDEYICNTCLSVHRKQSATRNHAILEKDNMPKGDGQGKQNFSEPCKVHVKEIVKFYCEGHDVVGCGDCMILDHKACKVDLVADLSARYIGGQKQKEIDEQLAHCVNKIHEAKTSLKSTEDKIAECHVQIMTDMKEFRKNINVYLDKMEENVLKEWTEIKKQHKNKTVEMENLLKSIENEITEINHKRSIYAEESNALFITDHIAKAKLEDLEIVLQKAHLENTIITSYGFQENEDVNHLLQSLSPIGTVTSTKTDETDNIMEKEAKFIKTTELQGSRITGSVIFQPGQLAVVDNLSKSVQLLDTSSCKAIAFLRLEHQPWDVALFKHNEIAITIPGTKKIHFISKQGGVLKERRTCDVEGECFGITSVDEKLIVSFLNPNKIELLNKDCIVLKTIVSVQRGVDLFGMPRYIDLCPSTNNIYVSDYKCHTVTIFTLDGQFLTIYKEKETHSPQGLVTVSNGAFLVASYGSTNVKLISADFDKTKVILKGSDGLKWPLSICFSRKENKLFICNDNGCKIDIYKFK from the coding sequence ATGGCAGTACCAGGAAAGCGGAAACAAGAGATGCAAATGAAAGATAGTATCGGCAAAGCTTCTGACGAGGACTACGGTATTCCATGTCAACCTTGTCTGTTTGAGGGGAATAATGTAGCCGCTGTGGGATACTGTCAAGTCTGTGATGAATATATTTGCAATACATGTTTAAGCGTGCATCGCAAACAGTCTGCTACTAGGAACCATGCCATTCTCGAGAAAGACAATATGCCAAAAGGTGATGGTCAAGGCAAACAAAATTTCTCCGAACCGTGTAAAGTTCATGTAAAGGAAATTGTTAAATTCTACTGCGAAGGCCATGATGTTGTTGGATGTGGGGATTGTATGATCCTGGACCACAAAGCTTGTAAAGTGGATCTTGTTGCAGATTTATCCGCTCGCTATATTGGTGGACAAAAGCAAAAAGAAATCGATGAACAACTGGCCCATTGTGTGAATAAAATTCACGAGGCTAAAACTTCACTGAAGTCGACGGAGGATAAAATTGCTGAGTGCCACGTTCAGATTATGACAGACATGaaagaatttagaaaaaatatcaatgtcTACTTAGATAAAATGGAAGAGAATGTCCTCAAAGAATggacagaaataaagaaacaacataaaaacaaaacgGTTGAAATGGAAAATCTGTTAAAGTCCATAGAAAATGAAATAACGGAGATAAATCACAAAAGGAGCATTTATGCAGAGGAAAGTAACGCACTTTTTATTACCGATCATATTGCCAAAGCAAAGCTAGAGGACCTAGAGATCGTGCTACAGAAAGCACATTTGGAAAATACCATTATCACTTCCTATGGATTCCAAGAGAACGAAGATGTCAACCATTTGTTACAGTCCCTCTCTCCTATAGGAACTGTTACATCCACAAAGACAGACGAAACCGATAATATCATGGAGAAAGAGGCCAAGTTTATTAAAACCACTGAGCTTCAAGGGAGTCGAATTACAGGATCGGTCATCTTCCAGCCTGGTCAGCTTGCAGTTGTTGATAATCTGTCTAAAAGTGTACAACTATTAGATACGAGTAGCTGCAAAGCTATTGCCTTTTTGCGACTGGAACACCAACCCTGGGATGTCGCCCTCTTCAAACACAATGAAATAGCAATAACAATCCCAGGAACAAAGAAAATTCACTTTATTTCTAAACAAGGTGGAGTGTTAAAAGAAAGGAGGACCTGTGATGTTGAAGGGGAATGTTTTGGCATTACAAGTGTTGATGAAAAGCTGATTGTTTCTTtcttaaacccaaacaaaatcgAGCTTCTGAACAAGGACTGTATAGTGCTGAAGACGATCGTGTCTGTTCAACGTGGGGTCGATCTATTTGGAATGCCGAGATACATTGACCTTTGTCCTTCTacaaataatatttatgtttCGGACTATAAATGTCACACTGTAACAATATTCACGCTAGATGGTCAGTTTTTAACCATTTACAAGGAAAAAGAGACACACTCCCCACAGGGTTTGGTTACTGTTTCAAATGGAGCGTTCCTCGTGGCAAGTTATGGAAGTACGAATGTTAAGCTTATTTCAGCAGACTTTGACAAGACAAAAGTTATTTTGAAAGGAAGTGATGGCTTGAAATGGCCTCTATCAATATGCTTTtccagaaaagaaaacaaattgttTATCTGCAATGACAATGGATGCAAGATAGATATATACAAGTTCAAATGA